A stretch of the Streptomyces sp. NBC_00078 genome encodes the following:
- a CDS encoding dienelactone hydrolase family protein, whose amino-acid sequence MNIMLFHSTYGLRPAVREAADRLRGAGHEVWAPDLFDGRTFETVEEGMAFKDETGKDELLKRAVLAAAPYSERGLVYAGFSLGASIAQTLALGDEKARGLLLLHGTSDIASNASVDDLPVQLHVAEPDPFETDDWLTAWYLQMGRAGADVEVYRYAGAGHLYTDPKLPDYDEEAAEATWRVALGFLETL is encoded by the coding sequence ATGAACATCATGCTCTTTCACTCGACCTACGGCCTCAGGCCCGCGGTGCGCGAGGCCGCGGACCGGCTGCGCGGCGCCGGGCACGAGGTCTGGGCACCGGACCTCTTCGACGGGCGTACGTTCGAGACGGTCGAGGAGGGCATGGCCTTCAAGGACGAGACCGGCAAGGACGAACTGCTCAAGAGAGCCGTCCTGGCCGCCGCCCCGTACTCGGAGCGGGGCCTTGTGTACGCCGGGTTCTCGCTCGGTGCCTCCATCGCGCAGACCCTCGCACTCGGCGACGAGAAGGCCCGCGGGCTGCTGCTCCTGCACGGCACCTCGGACATCGCGTCGAACGCCTCGGTGGACGACCTGCCGGTCCAGCTGCACGTCGCCGAACCGGACCCGTTCGAGACGGACGACTGGCTGACCGCCTGGTATCTGCAGATGGGCAGGGCGGGCGCCGACGTCGAGGTGTACAGATACGCGGGCGCCGGCCACCTCTACACCGACCCAAAGCTGCCGGACTACGACGAGGAGGCGGCCGAGGCCACCTGGCGGGTGGCACTCGGCTTCCTCGAAACGCTCTAG
- a CDS encoding alkaline phosphatase, with the protein MTSRYRASTSPEGINSLSPRRRTVVKAAAATAVLAGPLAAALPARAAAETPQFLHGVASGDPLPDGILLWTRVTPTAEAGPGSGLGPDTEVSWVVATDKALTQVVAKGSTTATAASDHTVKADIRGLQPASDYYFRFTSGGVNSPVARTRTAPAADAAVSGLRFGVVSCANWEGGYFASYRHLAARGDLDAWLHLGDYIYEYKSGEYAARGTVVRPHAPANEIITLTDYRTRHGEYKTDPDLQALHHKAPVVAIWDDHEFADNAWSGGAVNHTEGAEGTWTDRKAAAKQAYFEWMPVRPAIAGTTYRRLRFGKLADLSLLDLRSFRSQQASTASGSVDDPDRTITGRAQLDWLKAGLKASDTTWRLVGNSVMISPFSFGSLSADLLKPLAKLLGLPQEGIAANTDQWDGYTDDRREVLAHLQSNAIRNTVFLTGDIHMAWANDVPVDAGTYPLSASAATEFVVTSVTSDNLDDIVKVPEGTVSAIASPIIRAANRHVHWVDTDRHGYGVLDITADRAQMDYYVLSDRTKADATSSWARSYRTRTGTQKVERTYDPV; encoded by the coding sequence GTGACCAGTCGATACAGAGCATCCACATCGCCCGAGGGCATCAACTCCCTCTCCCCGCGCCGCCGTACGGTCGTCAAGGCCGCGGCGGCGACCGCTGTCCTGGCCGGCCCGCTCGCCGCCGCCCTCCCGGCCCGCGCCGCCGCCGAGACCCCTCAGTTCCTGCACGGCGTCGCGTCCGGCGACCCGCTGCCCGACGGCATCCTGCTGTGGACCCGGGTGACGCCGACAGCCGAGGCCGGACCGGGTTCGGGGCTCGGCCCGGACACCGAGGTGAGCTGGGTCGTCGCCACGGACAAGGCGCTGACCCAGGTCGTCGCCAAGGGCTCCACCACCGCCACGGCCGCCTCGGACCACACCGTGAAGGCCGACATACGCGGCCTCCAGCCGGCCTCGGACTACTACTTCCGCTTCACCTCCGGCGGCGTGAACTCCCCGGTGGCGCGCACCCGCACCGCGCCGGCGGCGGACGCGGCCGTGTCCGGTCTGCGCTTCGGCGTGGTCTCCTGCGCCAACTGGGAGGGCGGCTACTTCGCCTCGTACCGCCATCTCGCGGCCCGTGGCGACCTGGACGCCTGGCTGCATCTCGGCGACTACATCTACGAGTACAAGTCCGGTGAGTACGCGGCCCGCGGCACGGTCGTCCGCCCGCACGCGCCGGCCAACGAGATCATCACGCTCACCGACTACCGCACCCGGCACGGCGAGTACAAGACCGACCCGGATCTGCAGGCCCTGCACCACAAGGCGCCGGTCGTCGCGATCTGGGACGACCACGAGTTCGCCGACAACGCCTGGTCCGGCGGCGCGGTCAACCACACCGAGGGCGCCGAGGGCACCTGGACCGACCGCAAGGCGGCCGCCAAGCAGGCCTACTTCGAGTGGATGCCGGTCCGCCCGGCGATCGCGGGCACCACCTACCGCCGACTGCGCTTCGGCAAGCTCGCCGATCTGTCGCTGCTGGACCTGCGCTCCTTCCGCTCCCAGCAGGCGTCCACAGCGAGCGGTTCGGTCGACGACCCGGACCGTACGATCACCGGGCGTGCCCAACTCGACTGGCTGAAGGCCGGGTTGAAGGCCTCCGACACCACCTGGCGGCTGGTCGGCAACTCGGTGATGATCTCGCCGTTCTCCTTCGGCTCGCTCTCCGCCGACCTGCTGAAGCCGCTGGCCAAGCTGCTCGGGCTGCCGCAGGAGGGGATCGCCGCCAACACCGACCAGTGGGACGGCTACACCGACGACCGCCGCGAGGTACTGGCCCACCTGCAGTCCAACGCGATCCGCAACACCGTCTTCCTCACCGGCGATATCCACATGGCCTGGGCCAACGACGTGCCCGTGGACGCCGGTACGTACCCGCTGTCGGCCTCCGCCGCCACGGAGTTCGTGGTCACCTCGGTGACCTCCGACAACCTCGACGACATCGTGAAGGTCCCCGAGGGCACGGTCTCCGCGATCGCCTCGCCGATCATCCGCGCCGCCAACCGGCACGTCCACTGGGTCGACACCGACCGCCACGGCTACGGCGTCCTGGACATCACCGCCGACCGCGCGCAGATGGACTACTACGTCCTGTCCGACCGCACGAAGGCCGACGCGACGTCCTCCTGGGCCCGTTCGTACCGCACACGCACCGGCACGCAGAAGGTCGAGCGGACGTACGACCCGGTCTAG
- a CDS encoding DUF2252 domain-containing protein: MSVPELNDEQRGEEILTVFDTAFGRLLAADPAAFRVKFRKMAASAFAFYRGTACLFYHDLTANSQFGSKRGGPYLDERTSRVWIHGDLHAENFGTYMDSNGRLVFNVNDFDEAYVGPFTWDLKRFSASIALVGYAKALGDDQITELVEVYAGAYRERIHALATGAKSDEVPPFTLDTAQGPLLDALRDARSLTRFELLDSMTEIRDFERRFAPGGGSIELDAATRYKVLAAFDGYLETLPDASLDRPDSYRVKDVVGRRGIGIGSAGLPSYNILLEGHSDALENDVVIYIKQAQTPAVSRHVTDPAIRDYFQHEGHRTVISQRALQAHADPWLGWTELDGAGQLVAEVSPYAVDLDWGDIDDPEEIAAVVADLGRATATMHAAADDQSGESLVPFSTERAIDAAIAADEDGFAGLLTDFAHSYGTRARADHQIFVDLFRNGRIPGL, from the coding sequence ATGTCGGTACCCGAGCTCAACGACGAGCAGCGCGGCGAGGAGATCCTCACCGTGTTCGACACCGCCTTCGGCCGGCTCCTGGCCGCCGACCCTGCCGCGTTCCGCGTGAAGTTCCGCAAGATGGCGGCCTCCGCGTTCGCGTTCTACCGGGGCACGGCGTGCCTCTTCTACCACGACCTCACCGCGAATTCCCAGTTCGGTTCGAAGCGGGGCGGACCGTACCTGGACGAGCGCACCTCGCGCGTGTGGATCCACGGCGACCTGCACGCGGAGAACTTCGGCACGTACATGGACTCCAACGGCCGCCTGGTCTTCAACGTCAACGACTTCGACGAGGCGTACGTCGGCCCCTTCACCTGGGACCTCAAGCGCTTCTCCGCCTCCATCGCCCTCGTCGGTTACGCGAAGGCGCTCGGCGACGACCAGATCACCGAGCTGGTCGAGGTGTACGCGGGCGCGTACCGCGAGCGCATCCACGCCCTGGCGACCGGCGCCAAGAGCGACGAGGTGCCGCCGTTCACCCTGGACACCGCCCAGGGCCCGCTGCTGGACGCCCTGCGCGACGCCCGCTCCCTGACCCGCTTCGAGCTGCTGGACTCGATGACGGAGATCCGCGACTTCGAGCGCCGGTTCGCCCCCGGCGGCGGCTCCATCGAGCTGGACGCGGCGACCCGCTACAAGGTCCTGGCGGCCTTCGACGGCTACCTGGAGACGCTGCCGGACGCCTCGCTGGACCGCCCCGACTCGTACCGCGTGAAGGACGTCGTCGGGCGGCGCGGCATCGGCATCGGCTCGGCGGGCCTCCCGTCGTACAACATCCTCCTCGAGGGCCACAGCGACGCCCTGGAGAACGATGTGGTGATCTACATCAAGCAGGCCCAGACGCCTGCCGTCTCCCGGCACGTCACCGACCCGGCGATCCGGGACTACTTCCAGCACGAGGGCCACCGCACGGTGATCTCGCAGCGCGCCCTGCAGGCCCACGCCGACCCGTGGCTGGGCTGGACCGAGCTGGACGGCGCGGGGCAGCTGGTCGCCGAGGTCTCGCCGTACGCGGTCGACCTGGACTGGGGCGACATCGACGACCCGGAGGAGATCGCGGCCGTCGTCGCCGACCTCGGCCGGGCCACGGCCACCATGCACGCGGCGGCGGACGACCAGTCCGGCGAGTCCCTCGTGCCCTTCTCCACCGAGCGGGCCATCGACGCGGCGATCGCCGCCGACGAGGACGGCTTCGCGGGCCTGCTGACCGACTTCGCGCACAGCTACGGCACGCGCGCGCGAGCCGACCACCAGATCTTCGTGGACCTGTTCCGCAACGGCCGGATTCCGGGTCTGTGA
- the dnaE gene encoding DNA polymerase III subunit alpha gives MSKPPFTHLHVHTQYSLLDGAARLKDMFDACNEMGMTHIAMSDHGNLHGAYDFFHSAKKAGVTPIIGIEAYVAPESRRNKRKIQWGQPHQKRDDVSGSGGYTHKTIWAANATGLHNLFRLSSDAYAEGWLQKWPRMDKETISQWSEGLIASTGCPSGEVQTRLRLGQEEEALRAAADYQDIFGKDRYFLELMDHGIDIEHRVRDGLLTIGKKLGIPPLVTNDSHYTYAHEATAHDALLCIQTGKNLSDPDRFRFDGTGYYLKSTDEMYAIDSSDAWQEGCRNTLLVAEQVDTAGMFEAKNLMPKFDIPEGFTEVTWFQEEVRRGMERRFPGGIPEDRQKQAEYEMDVIIQMGFPGYFLVVADFIMWAKKQGIAVGPGRGSAAGSIVAYAMGITDLDPIPHGLIFERFLNPERVSMPDVDIDFDERRRVEVIRYVTEKYGADKVAMIGTYGKIKAKNAIKDSARVLGYPYAMGDRLTKAMPADVLGKGIDLSGITDPAHPRYSEAGEIRAMYENEPDVKKVIDTAKGVEGLVRQMGVHAAGVIMSSEPIVDHAPVWVRHTDGVTITQWDYPQCESLGLLKMDFLGLRNLTIMDDAVKMVKSNKGIDLDLLALPLDDPTTFELLQRGETLGVFQFDGGPMRSLLRLMKPDNFEDISAVSALYRPGPMGMDSHTNYALRKNKLQEITPIHKELEEPLEEVLAVTYGLIVYQEQVQKAAQIIAGYSLGEADILRRVMGKKKPDELAKNFVLFQAGAQKKGFSDEAIQALWDVLVPFAGYAFNKAHSAAYGLVSYWTAYLKANYPAEYMAALLTSVKDDKDKSAIYLNECRRMGIKVLPPNVNESVHNFAAQGDDVILFGLEAVRNVGTNVVESIIKSRKAKGKYASFPDYLDKVEAVACNKRTTESLIKAGAFDTMGHTRKGLTAHFEPMIDNVVAVKRKEAEGQFDLFGGMGEEESGEPGFGLDVEFTTDEWEKAYLLAQEREMLGLYVSDHPLFGLEHVLSDKADAGISQLTGGEHADGAVVTIGGIISGLQRKMTKQGNAWAIATVEDLAGSIECMFFPATYQLVSTQLVEDAVVFVKGRLDKREDVPRLVAMELQVPDLSNAGTNAPVILTIPATRVTPPMVSRLGEILSHHRGDSEVRIKLQGPTRTTVLRLDRHRVKPDPALFGDLKVLLGPSCLAG, from the coding sequence GTGTCAAAGCCGCCGTTCACGCACCTGCACGTCCACACCCAGTACTCGCTGCTGGACGGTGCCGCGCGGCTGAAGGACATGTTCGACGCGTGCAACGAGATGGGCATGACCCACATCGCCATGTCCGACCACGGCAACCTCCACGGTGCGTACGATTTCTTCCACTCCGCGAAGAAGGCCGGAGTCACCCCCATCATCGGGATCGAGGCGTATGTCGCCCCCGAGTCGCGGCGCAACAAGCGCAAGATCCAGTGGGGCCAGCCGCACCAGAAGCGCGACGACGTCTCCGGTTCCGGTGGCTACACACACAAGACGATCTGGGCGGCGAACGCGACCGGTCTGCACAACCTCTTCCGGCTCTCCTCGGACGCGTACGCCGAGGGCTGGCTGCAGAAGTGGCCCCGTATGGACAAGGAGACCATCTCCCAGTGGTCCGAGGGCCTGATCGCCTCCACCGGCTGCCCCTCCGGCGAGGTACAGACCCGGCTGCGCCTCGGTCAGGAGGAGGAGGCCCTGAGGGCGGCCGCCGACTACCAGGACATCTTCGGCAAGGACCGCTACTTCCTGGAGCTGATGGACCACGGCATCGACATCGAGCACCGGGTCCGTGACGGTCTCCTGACGATCGGCAAGAAGCTCGGCATCCCGCCCCTGGTCACCAACGACTCGCACTACACGTACGCGCACGAGGCGACCGCGCACGACGCCCTGCTGTGCATCCAGACCGGCAAGAACCTCTCCGACCCGGACCGCTTCCGCTTCGACGGCACCGGCTACTACCTGAAGTCCACGGACGAGATGTACGCCATCGACTCCTCGGACGCCTGGCAGGAAGGCTGCCGCAACACCCTCCTGGTGGCCGAACAGGTCGACACCGCCGGGATGTTCGAGGCCAAGAACCTCATGCCGAAGTTCGACATCCCCGAGGGCTTCACCGAGGTCACCTGGTTCCAGGAGGAGGTCCGCCGCGGCATGGAGCGCCGCTTCCCCGGCGGCATCCCCGAGGACCGTCAGAAGCAGGCCGAGTACGAGATGGACGTCATCATCCAGATGGGGTTCCCGGGCTACTTCCTCGTGGTCGCCGACTTCATCATGTGGGCCAAGAAGCAGGGCATCGCCGTCGGTCCCGGCCGTGGCTCCGCGGCCGGTTCGATCGTCGCGTACGCCATGGGCATCACCGACCTCGACCCGATCCCGCACGGTCTGATCTTCGAGCGGTTCCTCAACCCCGAGCGCGTCTCCATGCCCGACGTCGACATCGACTTCGACGAGCGCAGGCGCGTCGAGGTCATCAGGTACGTGACGGAGAAGTACGGCGCCGACAAGGTCGCCATGATCGGCACCTACGGCAAGATCAAGGCGAAGAACGCCATCAAGGACTCCGCGCGCGTGCTGGGCTACCCGTACGCGATGGGGGACCGCCTCACCAAGGCGATGCCCGCCGACGTCCTCGGCAAGGGCATCGACCTCAGCGGCATCACCGACCCCGCGCACCCGCGCTACAGCGAGGCCGGCGAGATCCGGGCGATGTACGAGAACGAGCCGGACGTCAAGAAGGTCATCGACACCGCCAAGGGCGTCGAGGGCCTGGTCCGGCAGATGGGCGTGCACGCCGCCGGCGTCATCATGTCCAGCGAGCCCATCGTCGACCACGCCCCGGTCTGGGTGCGCCACACGGACGGCGTGACCATCACGCAGTGGGACTACCCCCAGTGCGAGTCGCTCGGCCTGCTGAAGATGGACTTCCTCGGCCTGCGCAACCTGACGATCATGGACGACGCCGTCAAGATGGTGAAGTCCAACAAGGGCATCGACCTCGACCTGCTGGCCCTCCCGCTCGACGATCCGACGACCTTCGAACTGCTCCAGCGCGGCGAGACCCTGGGCGTCTTCCAGTTCGACGGCGGCCCCATGCGCTCGCTGCTGCGCCTGATGAAGCCCGACAACTTCGAAGACATCTCCGCCGTCTCCGCGCTCTACCGTCCGGGCCCGATGGGCATGGACTCGCACACCAACTACGCGCTGCGCAAGAACAAGCTCCAGGAGATCACCCCGATCCACAAGGAGCTGGAGGAGCCCCTCGAAGAGGTCCTCGCGGTCACCTACGGCCTGATCGTCTACCAGGAGCAGGTGCAGAAGGCCGCCCAGATCATCGCCGGCTACTCGCTCGGCGAGGCCGACATCCTGCGCCGCGTGATGGGCAAGAAGAAGCCCGACGAACTGGCCAAGAACTTCGTCCTCTTCCAGGCCGGCGCCCAGAAGAAGGGCTTCAGCGACGAGGCGATCCAGGCCCTGTGGGACGTGCTGGTCCCCTTCGCCGGCTACGCGTTCAACAAGGCGCACTCGGCCGCGTACGGCCTGGTCTCGTACTGGACGGCGTACCTCAAGGCCAACTACCCGGCCGAGTACATGGCCGCCCTGCTGACGTCCGTCAAGGACGACAAGGACAAGTCGGCGATCTACCTCAACGAGTGCCGCCGCATGGGCATCAAGGTGCTCCCGCCGAACGTCAACGAGTCGGTGCACAACTTCGCCGCGCAGGGTGACGACGTGATCCTCTTCGGCCTGGAGGCCGTACGCAACGTCGGCACGAACGTGGTCGAGTCGATCATCAAGAGCCGCAAGGCCAAGGGGAAGTACGCCTCCTTCCCCGACTACCTCGACAAGGTCGAGGCGGTCGCCTGCAACAAGCGCACCACGGAGTCGCTGATCAAGGCCGGCGCCTTCGACACCATGGGCCACACCCGCAAGGGCCTCACCGCGCACTTCGAGCCGATGATCGACAACGTGGTCGCGGTCAAGCGCAAGGAGGCCGAGGGCCAGTTCGACCTCTTCGGCGGGATGGGCGAGGAGGAGAGCGGCGAGCCCGGCTTCGGACTCGACGTCGAGTTCACCACCGACGAGTGGGAGAAGGCCTATCTGCTCGCCCAGGAGCGGGAGATGCTCGGTCTGTACGTCTCCGACCACCCGCTCTTCGGGCTGGAGCACGTACTGTCCGACAAGGCCGACGCGGGCATCTCCCAACTCACCGGAGGCGAGCACGCGGACGGCGCGGTCGTCACCATCGGCGGCATCATCTCGGGCCTGCAGCGCAAGATGACCAAGCAGGGCAACGCCTGGGCGATCGCCACGGTCGAGGACCTCGCCGGCTCCATCGAGTGCATGTTCTTCCCGGCGACCTACCAGCTGGTGTCGACCCAACTCGTCGAGGACGCGGTCGTGTTCGTCAAGGGCCGCCTCGACAAGCGCGAGGACGTGCCGCGGCTGGTGGCGATGGAACTCCAGGTGCCGGACCTGTCGAACGCGGGCACCAACGCGCCCGTGATCCTCACCATCCCGGCCACCCGGGTCACCCCGCCGATGGTCAGCCGTCTCGGTGAGATCCTCAGCCACCACCGGGGCGACAGCGAGGTCCGGATCAAGCTGCAGGGCCCGACCAGGACGACCGTTCTGCGCCTCGACCGCCACCGGGTCAAGCCCGACCCGGCGTTGTTCGGCGACCTGAAGGTGCTGCTCGGCCCCTCCTGCCTGGCCGGCTGA
- a CDS encoding thioredoxin domain-containing protein yields the protein MSKRNSQTSKTAARERLRQERERQAKRAKAKRQIIVACSVVAVLAAAGGIGYAVVQANKPSGWDAVKKEKLVKPANSTGTDGTTVVIGKSTAKKTLVMYEDPRCPVCAQFEQTVGSTVKKDFDAGKFKIQYVGATFIDNNIPGEGSKNALSALGAALNVSPEAFLEYKTALYSTKYHPDEQDDKFKSDDYLIKVANTVSALKNNKAFQNAVKKGTYDKWALVMSDKFNTDGKKYGFQGTPTLRMDGKTVTGSDGKNAPMSVTDFNTAMNKALNS from the coding sequence ATGAGCAAGCGGAACAGCCAGACCTCGAAGACGGCGGCCCGAGAGCGGCTGCGTCAGGAGCGCGAGCGTCAGGCCAAGCGGGCCAAGGCCAAGCGGCAGATCATCGTGGCCTGTTCGGTCGTCGCCGTGCTGGCGGCGGCCGGCGGCATAGGCTACGCCGTCGTCCAGGCCAACAAGCCCAGCGGCTGGGATGCGGTGAAAAAGGAGAAGCTGGTCAAGCCGGCCAACAGCACGGGGACGGACGGTACGACCGTCGTCATCGGAAAGAGCACCGCCAAAAAGACCCTCGTGATGTACGAGGACCCGCGCTGCCCGGTCTGCGCCCAGTTCGAGCAGACGGTCGGCTCGACGGTCAAGAAGGATTTCGATGCCGGCAAGTTCAAAATTCAGTACGTCGGCGCCACGTTCATCGACAACAACATCCCGGGCGAGGGCTCCAAGAACGCGCTGAGTGCACTGGGCGCGGCCCTGAACGTCAGCCCCGAGGCGTTCCTCGAATACAAGACCGCTCTCTACTCGACGAAATACCATCCGGATGAGCAGGACGACAAGTTCAAGAGCGACGACTACCTGATCAAGGTGGCGAACACGGTGAGCGCCCTCAAGAACAACAAGGCGTTCCAGAATGCCGTGAAGAAGGGGACCTACGACAAGTGGGCCCTCGTGATGAGCGACAAGTTCAACACCGACGGAAAGAAGTACGGTTTCCAGGGGACCCCGACGCTACGTATGGACGGCAAGACTGTCACCGGCAGCGACGGCAAGAATGCCCCCATGTCGGTAACCGACTTCAATACCGCAATGAATAAGGCTCTCAACTCTTAG